A part of Populus alba chromosome 8, ASM523922v2, whole genome shotgun sequence genomic DNA contains:
- the LOC118061031 gene encoding ISWI chromatin-remodeling complex ATPase CHR11 isoform X2, with protein sequence MAKPSKKRTSSDEAMSSEEEPLNEQINEEEDEEEIEEVARSVDSDDDEAVGDAEGDEGEEEGTSNEISKREKERLKEMQKLKKHKIQEILDQQNAAIDADINNKGKGRLKYLLQQTELFAHFAKHDQSASQKKAKGRGRHASKVTEEEEDEEYLKEEEDGLSGNTRLVAQPSCIQGKMRDYQLAGLNWLIRLYENGINGILADEMGLGKTLQTISLLGYLHEFRGITGPHMVVAPKSTLGNWMNEIRRFCPVLRAIKFLGNPDERKHIREELLVAGKFDVCVTSFEMAIKEKSILRRFSWRYIIIDEAHRIKNENSLLSKTMRLYNTNYRLLITGTPLQNNLHELWALLNFLLPEIFSSAETFDEWFQISAENDQQEVVQQLHKVLRPFLLRRLKSDVEKGLPPKKETILKVGMSQMQKQYYRALLQKDLEVVNAGGERKRLLNIAMQLRKCCNHPYLFQGAEPGPPYTTGEHLVTNAGKMVLLDKLLPKLKERDSRVLIFSQMTRLLDILEDYLIFSGHQYCRIDGNTGGEDRDASIDAFNRPGSEKFCFLLSTRAGGLGINLATADVVILYDSDWNPQVDLQAQDRAHRIGQKKEVQVFRFCTEYTIEEKVIERAYKKLALDALVIQQGRLAEQKTVNKDELLQMVRFGAEMVFSSKDSTITDEDIDRIIAKGEEATAELDAKMKKFTEDAIKFKMDDNAELYDFDDDKDENKFDFEKIVGENWIEPPKRERKRNYSESEYFKQTMRQGGPAKPKEPRIPRMPQLHDFQFFNTQRLSELYEKEVRYLMQAHQKNQLKDTIDVDEPEETRDPLTAEELEEKERLLEEGFSSWSRRDFNTFIRACEKYGRNDLKSIATELEGKTEEEVERYAKVFKERYKELNDYDRIIKNIERGEARISRKDEIMKAIGKKLDRYKNPWLELKIQYGQNKGKLYNEECDRFMMCMVHKLGYGNWDELKVAFRTSPLFRFDWFVKSRTTQELARRCDTLIRLVEKENQEQDERERQARKEKKLAKQSMTLSKRSMGRQTESPPSQKKRKQLSMDDYLTTGKRKK encoded by the exons ATGGCGAAACCCTCGAAGAAACGAACGTCGTCGGACGAGGCGATGTCATCGGAGGAAGAGCCACTCAACGAGCAGATCAACGAAGAGGAAGACGAGGAGGAGATCGAGGAGGTGGCTCGCTCAGTTGATTCCGATGACGATGAGGCCGTTGGAGATGCTGAAGGTGATGAAGGCGAGGAG GAAGGAACCAGCAATGAAATTAGCAAGCGTGAAAAGGAGAGACTCAAAGAAATGcaaaaattgaagaaacatAAGATTCAGGAGATATTGGATCAACAAAATGCTGCTATAGATGCTGATATA AATAACAAGGGGAAGGGACGCTTGAAATATTTACTGCAGCAAACTGAGTTGTTTGCTCACTTTGCTAAACATGATCAATCAGCATCCCAGAAGAAGGCTAAGGGAAG GGGTCGACATGCCTCAAAAGTAACTgaagaggaggaagatgaagaatACCTGAAGGAGGAAGAGGATGGTTTATCAGGAAACACACGGCTGGTGGCACAACCATCTT GTATTCAGGGAAAGATGAGGGATTACCAACTTGCTGGATTGAACTGGCTTATAAGGCTGTATGAGAATGGTATAAATGGAATCCTTGCAGATGAAATG GGCCTTGGCAAAACCTTACAAACAATCTCTTTATTGGGCTATCTGCATGAATTTAGAGGAATCACTGGTCCTCATATGGTGGTTGCTCCAAAATCTACACTTGGTAACTGGATGAATGAAATTCGTCGTTTTTGTCCAGTTTTACGTGCTATCAAGTTTCTTGGCAATCCTGATGAAAGA AAACATATACGGGAGGAGCTACTGGTTGCTGGGAAATTTGATGTCTGTGTTACGAGTTTTGAAATGGCCATCAAAGAGAAGTCTATCTTGCGTCGCTTCAGTTGGCGGTATATTATCATTGATGAAGCGCATCGGATTAAGAATGAAAATTCTCTCCTTTCAAAAACAATGAGGCTTTATAACACCAATTACCGCCTCCTCATTACTGGTACTCCACTTCAG AACAATCTTCATGAACTCTGGGCTCTTCTCAACTTTCTTCTGCCAGAGATTTTTAGCTCAGCTGAAACTTTTGATGAATGGTTTCAAATTTCTGCTGAAAATGACCAGCAGGAAGTTGTTCAACAACTGCACAAG GTCCTTCGGCCATTTCTTCTCCGAAGATTGAAATCAGATGTTGAGAAAGGTTTGCCTCCCAAGAAGGAAACCATACTGAAGGTTGGAATGTCCCAGATGCAGAAACAGTACTACAGGGCCTTACTGCAGAAAGATCTTGAAGTTGTTAATGCTGGTGGAGAACGGAAGCGTCTTTTGAACATAGCAATGCAGCTTCGCAAATGCTGTAATCATCCATATCTTTTCCAGGGTGCTGAGCCTGGTCCACCTTACACTACAGGAGAGCATCTTGTTACCAATGCTG GTAAGATGGTTTTGTTGGATAAGTTACTTCCTAAGCTAAAAGAGAGGGATTCCAGGGTCTTAATTTTTTCACAG ATGACAAGGTTGCTTGACATTCTTGAAgactatttaatttttagtgggCATCAGTATTGTCGGATTGATGGGAATACTGGCGGAGAAGATCGTGATGCTTCCATCGATGCCTTTAACAGGCCAGGAAGTGAGAAATTTTGCTTCTTGTTGTCAACAAGAGCTGGAGGTCTGGGTATCAATCTTGCTACTGCAGATGTTGTCATTCTTTATGACAGTGACTG GAACCCACAAGTTGATTTGCAAGCTCAGGACCGTGCTCATAGGATTGGTCAAAAGAAAGAAGTCCAAGTGTTCCGATTTTGCACAGAG TATACGATTGAGGAAAAAGTGATTGAGAGGGCTTATAAGAAGCTTGCACTTGATGCTTTAGTGATCCAACAAGGAAGATTAGCAGAGCAGAAAA CTGTTAATAAAGATGAGCTGCTTCAAATGGTGAGGTTTGGGGCTGAGATGGTTTTCAGCTCAAAGGATAGTACGATTACAGATGAGGACATTGACAGAATCATTGCTAAGGGAGAAGAGGCAACAGCTGAGCTCGATGCCAAGATGAAGAAATTCACTGAAGAtgcaatcaaatttaaaatggaTGACA ATGCTgaattatatgattttgatgatgataag GATGAAAACAAGTTCGACTTTGAGAAAATTGTCGGTGAGAACTGGATTGAACCTCCAAAGAGGGAGCGGAAGCGCAA TTACTCAGAATCTGAATACTTCAAGCAAACAATGCGTCAAGGTGGTCCGGCAAAACCAAAGGAACCTCGAATTCCTCGCATGCCTCAATT GCATGATTTCCAGTTTTTCAACACACAGAGGCTTAGTGAGTTGTATGAAAAAGAAGTACGCTACCTCATG CAAGCACATCAAAAGAATCAACTGAAAGATACAATTGATGTGGATGAACCTGAAG AGACAAGAGATCCATTGACTGCTGAGGAACTGGAAGAAAAAGAACGGCTTTTGGAAGAG GGATTTTCCTCATGGAGTAGAAGAGACTTCAATACCTTTATCAGGGCTTGTGAAAAATATGGTCGAAATGACTTAAAAAGTATTGCTACTGAACTGGAAGGGAAAACAGAAGAGGAAGTTGAAAGATACGCTAAAGTTTTCAAAGAGCGATACAAAGAGTTAAATG ATTATGATAGGATCATCAAGAATATTGAAAGAGGGGAGGCCAGAATTTCTCGTAAAGATGAGATCATGAAAGCAATTGGGAAGAAATTGGATCGTTACAAGAATCCTTGGCTTGAATTGAAGATCCAGTATGGTCAGAACAAAGGGAAATTGTACAATGAAGAATGTGATCGTTTCatg ATGTGCATGGTTCACAAGCTTGGATATGGGAACTGGGATGAGCTGAAAGTGGCTTTCCGTACATCACCTTTGTTTCGTTTTGATTGGTTTGTAAAGTCTCGGACAACTCAAGAACTTGCAAGGAGATGTGATACCTTAATTCGGTTGGTGGAGAAGGAAAACCAAGAACAAGATGAGAGGGAGAGACAGGCTCGGAAAGAAAAGAAGCTTGCCAAG CAAAGCATGACCCTGTCGAAGCGTTCGATGGGAAGACAGACCGAGAGCCCTCCTTCCCAAAAGAAGCGGAAGCAGTTGTCAATGGATGATTACCTAACCACA ggaaaaaggaagaagtaA
- the LOC118061031 gene encoding ISWI chromatin-remodeling complex ATPase CHR11 isoform X1: protein MAKPSKKRTSSDEAMSSEEEPLNEQINEEEDEEEIEEVARSVDSDDDEAVGDAEGDEGEEVDEEGTSNEISKREKERLKEMQKLKKHKIQEILDQQNAAIDADINNKGKGRLKYLLQQTELFAHFAKHDQSASQKKAKGRGRHASKVTEEEEDEEYLKEEEDGLSGNTRLVAQPSCIQGKMRDYQLAGLNWLIRLYENGINGILADEMGLGKTLQTISLLGYLHEFRGITGPHMVVAPKSTLGNWMNEIRRFCPVLRAIKFLGNPDERKHIREELLVAGKFDVCVTSFEMAIKEKSILRRFSWRYIIIDEAHRIKNENSLLSKTMRLYNTNYRLLITGTPLQNNLHELWALLNFLLPEIFSSAETFDEWFQISAENDQQEVVQQLHKVLRPFLLRRLKSDVEKGLPPKKETILKVGMSQMQKQYYRALLQKDLEVVNAGGERKRLLNIAMQLRKCCNHPYLFQGAEPGPPYTTGEHLVTNAGKMVLLDKLLPKLKERDSRVLIFSQMTRLLDILEDYLIFSGHQYCRIDGNTGGEDRDASIDAFNRPGSEKFCFLLSTRAGGLGINLATADVVILYDSDWNPQVDLQAQDRAHRIGQKKEVQVFRFCTEYTIEEKVIERAYKKLALDALVIQQGRLAEQKTVNKDELLQMVRFGAEMVFSSKDSTITDEDIDRIIAKGEEATAELDAKMKKFTEDAIKFKMDDNAELYDFDDDKDENKFDFEKIVGENWIEPPKRERKRNYSESEYFKQTMRQGGPAKPKEPRIPRMPQLHDFQFFNTQRLSELYEKEVRYLMQAHQKNQLKDTIDVDEPEETRDPLTAEELEEKERLLEEGFSSWSRRDFNTFIRACEKYGRNDLKSIATELEGKTEEEVERYAKVFKERYKELNDYDRIIKNIERGEARISRKDEIMKAIGKKLDRYKNPWLELKIQYGQNKGKLYNEECDRFMMCMVHKLGYGNWDELKVAFRTSPLFRFDWFVKSRTTQELARRCDTLIRLVEKENQEQDERERQARKEKKLAKQSMTLSKRSMGRQTESPPSQKKRKQLSMDDYLTTGKRKK, encoded by the exons ATGGCGAAACCCTCGAAGAAACGAACGTCGTCGGACGAGGCGATGTCATCGGAGGAAGAGCCACTCAACGAGCAGATCAACGAAGAGGAAGACGAGGAGGAGATCGAGGAGGTGGCTCGCTCAGTTGATTCCGATGACGATGAGGCCGTTGGAGATGCTGAAGGTGATGAAGGCGAGGAGGTTGATGAA GAAGGAACCAGCAATGAAATTAGCAAGCGTGAAAAGGAGAGACTCAAAGAAATGcaaaaattgaagaaacatAAGATTCAGGAGATATTGGATCAACAAAATGCTGCTATAGATGCTGATATA AATAACAAGGGGAAGGGACGCTTGAAATATTTACTGCAGCAAACTGAGTTGTTTGCTCACTTTGCTAAACATGATCAATCAGCATCCCAGAAGAAGGCTAAGGGAAG GGGTCGACATGCCTCAAAAGTAACTgaagaggaggaagatgaagaatACCTGAAGGAGGAAGAGGATGGTTTATCAGGAAACACACGGCTGGTGGCACAACCATCTT GTATTCAGGGAAAGATGAGGGATTACCAACTTGCTGGATTGAACTGGCTTATAAGGCTGTATGAGAATGGTATAAATGGAATCCTTGCAGATGAAATG GGCCTTGGCAAAACCTTACAAACAATCTCTTTATTGGGCTATCTGCATGAATTTAGAGGAATCACTGGTCCTCATATGGTGGTTGCTCCAAAATCTACACTTGGTAACTGGATGAATGAAATTCGTCGTTTTTGTCCAGTTTTACGTGCTATCAAGTTTCTTGGCAATCCTGATGAAAGA AAACATATACGGGAGGAGCTACTGGTTGCTGGGAAATTTGATGTCTGTGTTACGAGTTTTGAAATGGCCATCAAAGAGAAGTCTATCTTGCGTCGCTTCAGTTGGCGGTATATTATCATTGATGAAGCGCATCGGATTAAGAATGAAAATTCTCTCCTTTCAAAAACAATGAGGCTTTATAACACCAATTACCGCCTCCTCATTACTGGTACTCCACTTCAG AACAATCTTCATGAACTCTGGGCTCTTCTCAACTTTCTTCTGCCAGAGATTTTTAGCTCAGCTGAAACTTTTGATGAATGGTTTCAAATTTCTGCTGAAAATGACCAGCAGGAAGTTGTTCAACAACTGCACAAG GTCCTTCGGCCATTTCTTCTCCGAAGATTGAAATCAGATGTTGAGAAAGGTTTGCCTCCCAAGAAGGAAACCATACTGAAGGTTGGAATGTCCCAGATGCAGAAACAGTACTACAGGGCCTTACTGCAGAAAGATCTTGAAGTTGTTAATGCTGGTGGAGAACGGAAGCGTCTTTTGAACATAGCAATGCAGCTTCGCAAATGCTGTAATCATCCATATCTTTTCCAGGGTGCTGAGCCTGGTCCACCTTACACTACAGGAGAGCATCTTGTTACCAATGCTG GTAAGATGGTTTTGTTGGATAAGTTACTTCCTAAGCTAAAAGAGAGGGATTCCAGGGTCTTAATTTTTTCACAG ATGACAAGGTTGCTTGACATTCTTGAAgactatttaatttttagtgggCATCAGTATTGTCGGATTGATGGGAATACTGGCGGAGAAGATCGTGATGCTTCCATCGATGCCTTTAACAGGCCAGGAAGTGAGAAATTTTGCTTCTTGTTGTCAACAAGAGCTGGAGGTCTGGGTATCAATCTTGCTACTGCAGATGTTGTCATTCTTTATGACAGTGACTG GAACCCACAAGTTGATTTGCAAGCTCAGGACCGTGCTCATAGGATTGGTCAAAAGAAAGAAGTCCAAGTGTTCCGATTTTGCACAGAG TATACGATTGAGGAAAAAGTGATTGAGAGGGCTTATAAGAAGCTTGCACTTGATGCTTTAGTGATCCAACAAGGAAGATTAGCAGAGCAGAAAA CTGTTAATAAAGATGAGCTGCTTCAAATGGTGAGGTTTGGGGCTGAGATGGTTTTCAGCTCAAAGGATAGTACGATTACAGATGAGGACATTGACAGAATCATTGCTAAGGGAGAAGAGGCAACAGCTGAGCTCGATGCCAAGATGAAGAAATTCACTGAAGAtgcaatcaaatttaaaatggaTGACA ATGCTgaattatatgattttgatgatgataag GATGAAAACAAGTTCGACTTTGAGAAAATTGTCGGTGAGAACTGGATTGAACCTCCAAAGAGGGAGCGGAAGCGCAA TTACTCAGAATCTGAATACTTCAAGCAAACAATGCGTCAAGGTGGTCCGGCAAAACCAAAGGAACCTCGAATTCCTCGCATGCCTCAATT GCATGATTTCCAGTTTTTCAACACACAGAGGCTTAGTGAGTTGTATGAAAAAGAAGTACGCTACCTCATG CAAGCACATCAAAAGAATCAACTGAAAGATACAATTGATGTGGATGAACCTGAAG AGACAAGAGATCCATTGACTGCTGAGGAACTGGAAGAAAAAGAACGGCTTTTGGAAGAG GGATTTTCCTCATGGAGTAGAAGAGACTTCAATACCTTTATCAGGGCTTGTGAAAAATATGGTCGAAATGACTTAAAAAGTATTGCTACTGAACTGGAAGGGAAAACAGAAGAGGAAGTTGAAAGATACGCTAAAGTTTTCAAAGAGCGATACAAAGAGTTAAATG ATTATGATAGGATCATCAAGAATATTGAAAGAGGGGAGGCCAGAATTTCTCGTAAAGATGAGATCATGAAAGCAATTGGGAAGAAATTGGATCGTTACAAGAATCCTTGGCTTGAATTGAAGATCCAGTATGGTCAGAACAAAGGGAAATTGTACAATGAAGAATGTGATCGTTTCatg ATGTGCATGGTTCACAAGCTTGGATATGGGAACTGGGATGAGCTGAAAGTGGCTTTCCGTACATCACCTTTGTTTCGTTTTGATTGGTTTGTAAAGTCTCGGACAACTCAAGAACTTGCAAGGAGATGTGATACCTTAATTCGGTTGGTGGAGAAGGAAAACCAAGAACAAGATGAGAGGGAGAGACAGGCTCGGAAAGAAAAGAAGCTTGCCAAG CAAAGCATGACCCTGTCGAAGCGTTCGATGGGAAGACAGACCGAGAGCCCTCCTTCCCAAAAGAAGCGGAAGCAGTTGTCAATGGATGATTACCTAACCACA ggaaaaaggaagaagtaA
- the LOC118061031 gene encoding ISWI chromatin-remodeling complex ATPase CHR11 isoform X3, with protein sequence MLKEGTSNEISKREKERLKEMQKLKKHKIQEILDQQNAAIDADINNKGKGRLKYLLQQTELFAHFAKHDQSASQKKAKGRGRHASKVTEEEEDEEYLKEEEDGLSGNTRLVAQPSCIQGKMRDYQLAGLNWLIRLYENGINGILADEMGLGKTLQTISLLGYLHEFRGITGPHMVVAPKSTLGNWMNEIRRFCPVLRAIKFLGNPDERKHIREELLVAGKFDVCVTSFEMAIKEKSILRRFSWRYIIIDEAHRIKNENSLLSKTMRLYNTNYRLLITGTPLQNNLHELWALLNFLLPEIFSSAETFDEWFQISAENDQQEVVQQLHKVLRPFLLRRLKSDVEKGLPPKKETILKVGMSQMQKQYYRALLQKDLEVVNAGGERKRLLNIAMQLRKCCNHPYLFQGAEPGPPYTTGEHLVTNAGKMVLLDKLLPKLKERDSRVLIFSQMTRLLDILEDYLIFSGHQYCRIDGNTGGEDRDASIDAFNRPGSEKFCFLLSTRAGGLGINLATADVVILYDSDWNPQVDLQAQDRAHRIGQKKEVQVFRFCTEYTIEEKVIERAYKKLALDALVIQQGRLAEQKTVNKDELLQMVRFGAEMVFSSKDSTITDEDIDRIIAKGEEATAELDAKMKKFTEDAIKFKMDDNAELYDFDDDKDENKFDFEKIVGENWIEPPKRERKRNYSESEYFKQTMRQGGPAKPKEPRIPRMPQLHDFQFFNTQRLSELYEKEVRYLMQAHQKNQLKDTIDVDEPEETRDPLTAEELEEKERLLEEGFSSWSRRDFNTFIRACEKYGRNDLKSIATELEGKTEEEVERYAKVFKERYKELNDYDRIIKNIERGEARISRKDEIMKAIGKKLDRYKNPWLELKIQYGQNKGKLYNEECDRFMMCMVHKLGYGNWDELKVAFRTSPLFRFDWFVKSRTTQELARRCDTLIRLVEKENQEQDERERQARKEKKLAKQSMTLSKRSMGRQTESPPSQKKRKQLSMDDYLTTGKRKK encoded by the exons ATGCTGAAG GAAGGAACCAGCAATGAAATTAGCAAGCGTGAAAAGGAGAGACTCAAAGAAATGcaaaaattgaagaaacatAAGATTCAGGAGATATTGGATCAACAAAATGCTGCTATAGATGCTGATATA AATAACAAGGGGAAGGGACGCTTGAAATATTTACTGCAGCAAACTGAGTTGTTTGCTCACTTTGCTAAACATGATCAATCAGCATCCCAGAAGAAGGCTAAGGGAAG GGGTCGACATGCCTCAAAAGTAACTgaagaggaggaagatgaagaatACCTGAAGGAGGAAGAGGATGGTTTATCAGGAAACACACGGCTGGTGGCACAACCATCTT GTATTCAGGGAAAGATGAGGGATTACCAACTTGCTGGATTGAACTGGCTTATAAGGCTGTATGAGAATGGTATAAATGGAATCCTTGCAGATGAAATG GGCCTTGGCAAAACCTTACAAACAATCTCTTTATTGGGCTATCTGCATGAATTTAGAGGAATCACTGGTCCTCATATGGTGGTTGCTCCAAAATCTACACTTGGTAACTGGATGAATGAAATTCGTCGTTTTTGTCCAGTTTTACGTGCTATCAAGTTTCTTGGCAATCCTGATGAAAGA AAACATATACGGGAGGAGCTACTGGTTGCTGGGAAATTTGATGTCTGTGTTACGAGTTTTGAAATGGCCATCAAAGAGAAGTCTATCTTGCGTCGCTTCAGTTGGCGGTATATTATCATTGATGAAGCGCATCGGATTAAGAATGAAAATTCTCTCCTTTCAAAAACAATGAGGCTTTATAACACCAATTACCGCCTCCTCATTACTGGTACTCCACTTCAG AACAATCTTCATGAACTCTGGGCTCTTCTCAACTTTCTTCTGCCAGAGATTTTTAGCTCAGCTGAAACTTTTGATGAATGGTTTCAAATTTCTGCTGAAAATGACCAGCAGGAAGTTGTTCAACAACTGCACAAG GTCCTTCGGCCATTTCTTCTCCGAAGATTGAAATCAGATGTTGAGAAAGGTTTGCCTCCCAAGAAGGAAACCATACTGAAGGTTGGAATGTCCCAGATGCAGAAACAGTACTACAGGGCCTTACTGCAGAAAGATCTTGAAGTTGTTAATGCTGGTGGAGAACGGAAGCGTCTTTTGAACATAGCAATGCAGCTTCGCAAATGCTGTAATCATCCATATCTTTTCCAGGGTGCTGAGCCTGGTCCACCTTACACTACAGGAGAGCATCTTGTTACCAATGCTG GTAAGATGGTTTTGTTGGATAAGTTACTTCCTAAGCTAAAAGAGAGGGATTCCAGGGTCTTAATTTTTTCACAG ATGACAAGGTTGCTTGACATTCTTGAAgactatttaatttttagtgggCATCAGTATTGTCGGATTGATGGGAATACTGGCGGAGAAGATCGTGATGCTTCCATCGATGCCTTTAACAGGCCAGGAAGTGAGAAATTTTGCTTCTTGTTGTCAACAAGAGCTGGAGGTCTGGGTATCAATCTTGCTACTGCAGATGTTGTCATTCTTTATGACAGTGACTG GAACCCACAAGTTGATTTGCAAGCTCAGGACCGTGCTCATAGGATTGGTCAAAAGAAAGAAGTCCAAGTGTTCCGATTTTGCACAGAG TATACGATTGAGGAAAAAGTGATTGAGAGGGCTTATAAGAAGCTTGCACTTGATGCTTTAGTGATCCAACAAGGAAGATTAGCAGAGCAGAAAA CTGTTAATAAAGATGAGCTGCTTCAAATGGTGAGGTTTGGGGCTGAGATGGTTTTCAGCTCAAAGGATAGTACGATTACAGATGAGGACATTGACAGAATCATTGCTAAGGGAGAAGAGGCAACAGCTGAGCTCGATGCCAAGATGAAGAAATTCACTGAAGAtgcaatcaaatttaaaatggaTGACA ATGCTgaattatatgattttgatgatgataag GATGAAAACAAGTTCGACTTTGAGAAAATTGTCGGTGAGAACTGGATTGAACCTCCAAAGAGGGAGCGGAAGCGCAA TTACTCAGAATCTGAATACTTCAAGCAAACAATGCGTCAAGGTGGTCCGGCAAAACCAAAGGAACCTCGAATTCCTCGCATGCCTCAATT GCATGATTTCCAGTTTTTCAACACACAGAGGCTTAGTGAGTTGTATGAAAAAGAAGTACGCTACCTCATG CAAGCACATCAAAAGAATCAACTGAAAGATACAATTGATGTGGATGAACCTGAAG AGACAAGAGATCCATTGACTGCTGAGGAACTGGAAGAAAAAGAACGGCTTTTGGAAGAG GGATTTTCCTCATGGAGTAGAAGAGACTTCAATACCTTTATCAGGGCTTGTGAAAAATATGGTCGAAATGACTTAAAAAGTATTGCTACTGAACTGGAAGGGAAAACAGAAGAGGAAGTTGAAAGATACGCTAAAGTTTTCAAAGAGCGATACAAAGAGTTAAATG ATTATGATAGGATCATCAAGAATATTGAAAGAGGGGAGGCCAGAATTTCTCGTAAAGATGAGATCATGAAAGCAATTGGGAAGAAATTGGATCGTTACAAGAATCCTTGGCTTGAATTGAAGATCCAGTATGGTCAGAACAAAGGGAAATTGTACAATGAAGAATGTGATCGTTTCatg ATGTGCATGGTTCACAAGCTTGGATATGGGAACTGGGATGAGCTGAAAGTGGCTTTCCGTACATCACCTTTGTTTCGTTTTGATTGGTTTGTAAAGTCTCGGACAACTCAAGAACTTGCAAGGAGATGTGATACCTTAATTCGGTTGGTGGAGAAGGAAAACCAAGAACAAGATGAGAGGGAGAGACAGGCTCGGAAAGAAAAGAAGCTTGCCAAG CAAAGCATGACCCTGTCGAAGCGTTCGATGGGAAGACAGACCGAGAGCCCTCCTTCCCAAAAGAAGCGGAAGCAGTTGTCAATGGATGATTACCTAACCACA ggaaaaaggaagaagtaA
- the LOC118061030 gene encoding serine/threonine-protein kinase PBL27 — translation MGGCFPCFGSSNKEGSSGGGVVKEVNKKDSAKEGSVGQSQHAGRVNSDKSKSRSGSDQKKEPSIPKDGPTANIAAQTFTFRELATATKNFKPECLLGEGGFGRVYKGRLESTGQAVAVKQLDRNGLQGNREFLVEVLMLSLLHHPNLVNLIGYCADGDQRLLVYEFMPLGSLEDHLHDLPPDKEPLDWNTRMKIAAGAAKGLEYLHDKANPPVIYRDLKSSNILLDEGFHPKLSDFGLAKLGPVGDKTHVSTRVMGTYGYCAPEYAMTGQLTLKSDVYSFGVVFLELITGRKAIDNTRDPGEHNLVAWARPLFKDRRKFPKMADPLLQGRYPMRGLYQALAVAAMCLQEQAATRPLIGDVVTALTYLASQTYDPNAASQSNRVGPSTPRNRDERRGMADGLDSPDEHGLGGRRDAPSTYKNSPDYRKRDRGREFSTGAELGRSETGSGSGRKWGLDDSEQQDSQKDSLVNTSRARETPRNRDLDRERAVAAAKVWGENWREKKRANAIGSFDGTNE, via the exons ATGGGTGGGTGTTTTCCTTGTTTTGGCTCATCAAACAAGGAGGGTAGTAGCGGTGGTGGGGTTGTTAAAGAGGTTAACAAGAAGGATTCAGCTAAAGAAGGTTCAGTTGGTCAGTCTCAGCATGCTGGCAGAGTTAATTCAG ACAAATCAAAGTCCCGGAGTGGTTCTGATCAAAAGAAGGAACCATCAATTCCCAAAGATGGGCCAACAGCTAACATTGCAGCACAGACATTTACATTCCGAGAATTAGCCACTGCCACAAAGAACTTTAAACCAGAGTGCTTGTTAGGTGAGGGGGGTTTTGGGCGTGTTTACAAAGGTCGCTTGGAGAGCACTGGCCAG GCAGTTGCTGTCAAACAGCTTGACCGAAATGGCCTTCAAGGAAATAGAGAGTTTCTGGTGGAGGTTCTCATGCTCAGCCTCTTACACCATCCAAACCTTGTCAATTTGATTGGCTACTGTGCTGATGGGGACCAACGCCTCCTTGTTTATGAGTTTATGCCACTGGGATCTTTGGAGGACCATTTACATG ATCTCCCCCCGGACAAGGAGCCTTTGGACTGGAACACGAGGATGAAGATTGCAGCTGGTGCAGCTAAGGGATTGGAATATTTGCATGATAAAGCAAACCCTCCTGTCATATACCGCGACTTAAAATCATCCAACATCCTTCTTGATGAGGGTTTCCACCCCAAATTGTCAGATTTTGGACTAGCAAAGCTAGGTCCTGTTGGTGACAAGACTCATGTCTCAACACGTGTGATGGGGACATATGGTTATTGTGCGCCAGAATATGCCATGACTGGCCAGCTTACTCTAAAGTCTGATGTCTATAGTTTTGGGGTTGTCTTTCTTGAACTTATCACAGGGCGCAAGGCAATTGATAATACCCGGGATCCTGGAGAACATAATCTTGTTGCATGG GCACGACCTCTTTTCAAAGATcgtaggaaattcccaaaaatGGCTGACCCACTGCTACAAGGTCGTTATCCAATGCGAGGATTGTATCAAGCTCTTGCAGTTGCAGCTATGTGTTTACAAGAGCAAGCTGCTACAAGGCCTCTAATAGGTGATGTTGTGACTGCTCTCACATATTTAGCTTCCCAAACATATGACCCAAATGCCGCCAGTCAAAGTAACAGAGTTGGGCCATCTACTCCTAGGAACAGAGATGAGCGGAGGGGAATGGCAGATGGGCTGGATAGCCCAGATGAGCATGGACTTGGTGGGCGACGTGACGCCCCTTCCACTTATAAAAATTCACCTGATTATAGAAAACGGGATCGTGGTAGGGAATTCAGCACTGGTGCAGAGTTAGGAAGGAGTGAAACTGGCAGTGGATCTGGCAGAAAATGGGGTTTGGATGATTCAGAGCAACAGGATTCTCAGAAAGATAGTCTTGTGAATACCAGCAGAGCAAGGGAAACTCCAAGAAATCGTGATTTAGATAGAGAACGAGCAGTTGCAGCGGCAAAAGTATGGGGTGAAAATTGGAGAGAGAAAAAGCGGGCGAATGCAATCGGTAGTTTCGATGGTACAAATGAGTGA